The Streptomyces sp. RKAG293 genome includes a region encoding these proteins:
- a CDS encoding 2-hydroxy-3-oxopropionate reductase — protein sequence MSTLPKIAWIGLGIMGSPMAENLVKAGYSVTGYTLEQDKLDRLAANGGTAAGSIAEAVRDADVIITMVPASPQVEAIAYGENGILENAKSGALLIDTSSITPQTSVDLAKAAAAKGIRVLDAPVSGGEAGAIEAVLSIMVGGEKADFDVAKPVLDTLGKTIVLCGPHGSGQTVKAANQLIVAVNIQVCAEAVVFLEKSGVDLEAALEVLNGGLAGSTVLTRKKDNFLKRDFAPGFRIDLHHKDMGIVTDAARNVGAALPVGSVVANLVASLRAQGDGGLDHSALLRGVERLSGLPVNS from the coding sequence ATGAGCACCCTTCCCAAGATCGCATGGATCGGCCTCGGCATCATGGGCTCCCCCATGGCCGAGAACCTGGTCAAGGCGGGCTACTCCGTCACCGGCTACACGCTTGAGCAGGACAAGCTGGACCGCCTGGCGGCCAACGGCGGCACCGCCGCGGGCTCCATCGCCGAGGCCGTCAGGGACGCCGACGTCATCATCACGATGGTGCCCGCCTCCCCGCAGGTCGAGGCCATCGCCTACGGCGAGAACGGCATCCTGGAGAACGCGAAGTCCGGCGCGCTCCTGATCGACACCTCCTCGATCACCCCGCAGACCTCCGTGGACCTGGCGAAGGCCGCGGCCGCCAAGGGCATCCGCGTACTGGACGCCCCGGTCTCCGGCGGCGAGGCCGGTGCCATCGAGGCCGTACTGTCGATCATGGTCGGTGGCGAGAAGGCCGACTTCGACGTCGCCAAGCCGGTCCTCGACACGCTCGGCAAGACGATCGTCCTGTGCGGCCCGCACGGCTCCGGCCAGACGGTCAAGGCCGCGAACCAGCTCATCGTCGCGGTCAACATCCAGGTCTGCGCCGAAGCCGTGGTCTTCCTGGAGAAGTCCGGCGTGGACCTGGAAGCCGCTCTGGAGGTCCTCAACGGCGGTCTGGCCGGTTCCACCGTGCTGACCCGCAAGAAGGACAACTTCCTCAAGCGCGACTTCGCCCCGGGCTTCCGGATCGACCTGCACCACAAGGACATGGGCATCGTCACCGACGCCGCCCGCAACGTCGGTGCGGCCCTGCCCGTCGGCTCCGTCGTGGCCAACCTGGTCGCCTCGCTGCGCGCCCAGGGTGACGGCGGCCTGGACCACTCGGCGCTGCTGCGCGGTGTCGAGCGGCTGTCCGGCCTGCCCGTCAACAGCTGA
- a CDS encoding TIM barrel protein: MSLSEARFDVNLSILFTELPLLERPAAAAAAGFSAVELWWPWIETPTPAKAELDALRDALNDAGTQLVGLNFYAGQLPGPDRGALSIPGEESDRFRANIEVAAEFARSLGCKALNALYGNRVEGVDPEVQDALALENLVLAARAADRVGAILLVEALNKPESPLCPIVSAPRAIEVVDQVNAATGLGNAKFLMDLYHLSMNGEDLNEVIDRYADRTGHVQIADNPGRGAPGTGTLPLDDLVGRLQKAGYDGWVGLEYKPTGPSADNFQWLSAH; this comes from the coding sequence GTGAGCCTCTCCGAAGCGCGCTTCGATGTGAACCTCTCGATCCTCTTCACGGAACTCCCGCTCCTGGAGCGTCCCGCGGCAGCCGCCGCGGCCGGCTTCTCGGCGGTCGAGCTGTGGTGGCCCTGGATCGAAACACCCACCCCCGCCAAGGCCGAACTCGACGCACTGCGCGACGCGCTGAACGACGCCGGCACCCAGCTGGTGGGCCTGAACTTCTACGCCGGGCAGCTGCCGGGCCCCGACCGGGGCGCGCTGTCGATCCCCGGCGAGGAGTCGGACCGCTTCCGCGCGAACATCGAGGTCGCCGCGGAATTCGCCCGGTCGCTCGGGTGCAAGGCGCTCAATGCGCTCTACGGTAACCGGGTCGAGGGCGTCGACCCCGAGGTCCAGGACGCCCTGGCCCTGGAGAACCTGGTGCTCGCGGCCCGTGCCGCCGACCGGGTCGGTGCGATCCTCCTCGTGGAGGCGCTCAACAAGCCCGAGTCGCCGCTGTGCCCGATCGTCAGCGCACCGCGGGCGATCGAGGTCGTCGACCAGGTCAACGCCGCCACCGGACTGGGCAATGCCAAGTTCCTGATGGACCTGTACCACCTGTCGATGAACGGCGAGGACCTCAACGAGGTCATCGACCGCTACGCCGACAGGACCGGCCATGTGCAGATCGCCGACAACCCGGGCCGCGGCGCGCCGGGCACCGGCACCCTGCCGCTGGACGACCTCGTGGGCCGCCTCCAGAAGGCCGGCTACGACGGCTGGGTCGGCCTCGAGTACAAGCCCACCGGCCCGAGCGCCGACAACTTCCAGTGGCTCTCCGCCCACTGA
- a CDS encoding helix-turn-helix domain-containing protein gives MGAEMVAPDQARGDDVVLSWEGEEVLAVRLPHLADSLDHILADLQRRHGTLSELDRKDKQGVVRILEERGAFSVRHGVETVASALGVSRFTVYNYLNRENAAKAAE, from the coding sequence ATGGGGGCCGAGATGGTCGCGCCGGATCAGGCGCGAGGCGACGATGTGGTGCTCAGCTGGGAGGGCGAGGAGGTGCTCGCCGTCCGGTTGCCCCATCTGGCCGATTCGCTCGATCACATCCTGGCCGACCTCCAGCGCCGGCACGGAACGCTGTCCGAGCTGGACCGGAAGGACAAGCAGGGCGTCGTCCGGATCCTGGAGGAGCGCGGCGCGTTTTCCGTGCGGCACGGGGTCGAAACGGTCGCTTCCGCGCTGGGCGTGAGCCGCTTCACCGTCTACAACTACCTGAACAGGGAGAACGCGGCGAAGGCCGCCGAGTGA
- the uraD gene encoding 2-oxo-4-hydroxy-4-carboxy-5-ureidoimidazoline decarboxylase, which produces MTSSASPGLARLNSATASDAAGLLHEVCASRSWGAAVIAGRPYQDLDALFVASDAAMAGLTADDLAEAMAGHPPIGRPKPGDPTSEREQAGVQESVREELLELNLAYQDAHGHVFLICATGRTGDQMLAALKERIGNDTDTEREIVRAELGKINRIRLTRLAAEGDPS; this is translated from the coding sequence GTGACTTCCAGCGCTTCGCCGGGCCTCGCCCGGCTCAACTCAGCCACCGCGTCCGACGCGGCCGGACTGCTGCACGAGGTGTGCGCCAGCCGGTCGTGGGGCGCGGCGGTGATCGCCGGCCGGCCGTACCAGGACCTCGACGCACTCTTCGTGGCGAGCGACGCGGCCATGGCCGGACTGACCGCCGACGACCTCGCTGAGGCGATGGCCGGACACCCGCCGATCGGCCGCCCCAAGCCGGGCGACCCGACCTCCGAGCGGGAGCAGGCCGGCGTCCAGGAATCGGTGCGCGAAGAGCTCCTGGAGCTGAACCTCGCGTACCAGGACGCCCACGGACATGTCTTCCTGATCTGCGCCACCGGACGCACCGGCGACCAGATGCTGGCCGCCCTCAAGGAGCGGATCGGCAACGACACGGACACCGAACGTGAGATCGTCCGCGCCGAACTGGGAAAGATCAACCGTATCCGGCTGACCCGACTCGCAGCAGAAGGAGACCCGTCATGA
- the uraH gene encoding hydroxyisourate hydrolase: MTETSVSTHILDTSIGRPAEAVPVELSVRNGIDALWAPHGVSKTDADGRCKDLPALPEGTTHVRLDFAVEQYFTTQKISAEAQQDAPRVRDSGAFFPEVAITFAVQPGEHYHVPLLLNPFGYSVYRGS; the protein is encoded by the coding sequence ATGACGGAGACCTCCGTGTCCACGCACATCCTGGACACCAGCATCGGCCGCCCCGCCGAGGCCGTCCCCGTGGAACTGTCGGTGCGCAACGGCATCGACGCCCTCTGGGCGCCGCACGGCGTGTCCAAGACGGACGCCGACGGCCGCTGCAAGGATCTGCCGGCCCTGCCGGAAGGCACCACACACGTACGGCTCGACTTCGCGGTCGAGCAGTACTTCACCACCCAAAAAATCTCAGCCGAGGCACAGCAGGACGCCCCCCGCGTAAGGGACAGCGGCGCTTTCTTCCCGGAGGTGGCGATCACTTTCGCCGTCCAGCCGGGTGAGCACTACCACGTACCGCTGCTGCTCAACCCGTTCGGCTACTCCGTATACCGAGGGAGCTAG
- the pucL gene encoding factor-independent urate hydroxylase: MPTILGQNQYGKAENRVVKITRDGDTHHIKDLNVSVALSGDMDDVHYSGSNANVLPTDTTKNTVYAFAKEYGIESAEQFGIHLARHFVTSQEPIQIARIRIEEYSWERIASSDGNSRFIGADEVNHSFARTNQELRTTQITYDGEKWEVISGLKDLKVMNSTNSEFWGFVKDKYTTLKEAYDRILCTEVSAKWRYNWTSDDERMPNWEKSYEQARKHMLQAFAETYSLSLQQTLYQMGARIINSRSEIDEIRFSLPNSHHFLVDLEPFGLKNDNEVYFAADRPYGLIEGTVLRDGVEARIPVDLTNL, encoded by the coding sequence ATGCCCACGATTCTCGGCCAGAACCAGTACGGCAAAGCGGAAAACCGCGTCGTCAAGATCACGCGGGACGGCGACACCCACCACATCAAGGACCTCAACGTCTCGGTCGCCCTCTCCGGCGACATGGACGACGTGCACTACTCCGGCAGCAACGCCAACGTGCTGCCGACCGACACGACCAAGAACACCGTGTACGCCTTCGCGAAGGAGTACGGGATCGAGTCGGCCGAGCAGTTCGGCATCCACCTGGCCCGGCACTTCGTGACCAGCCAGGAGCCGATCCAGATCGCCCGGATCCGGATCGAGGAGTACAGCTGGGAGCGCATCGCGTCCTCCGACGGCAACTCCCGCTTCATCGGTGCCGACGAGGTCAACCACTCCTTCGCGCGCACCAACCAGGAGCTCCGCACCACCCAGATCACCTACGACGGTGAGAAGTGGGAGGTCATCTCCGGCCTGAAGGACCTCAAGGTCATGAACTCCACCAACTCGGAGTTCTGGGGGTTCGTCAAGGACAAGTACACGACCCTCAAGGAAGCGTACGACCGCATCCTGTGCACCGAGGTGTCGGCGAAGTGGCGCTACAACTGGACCAGCGACGACGAGCGCATGCCCAACTGGGAGAAGTCCTACGAGCAGGCGCGCAAGCACATGCTCCAGGCGTTCGCCGAGACCTACAGCCTCTCGCTGCAGCAGACGCTCTACCAGATGGGCGCGCGCATCATCAACAGCCGTTCGGAGATCGACGAGATCCGCTTCTCGCTCCCGAACAGCCACCACTTCCTGGTGGACCTCGAACCGTTCGGCCTGAAGAACGACAACGAGGTGTACTTCGCCGCCGACCGGCCCTACGGGCTGATCGAGGGCACCGTCCTCCGCGACGGTGTCGAGGCCCGCATCCCGGTGGATCTCACCAACCTGTAG
- a CDS encoding 8-oxoguanine deaminase: MAAPRIVIENCAIATVDANDTEYASGYVVIAGNRIESVGAGAAPQGLENVVRRVDGTGHLVTPGLVNTHHHFYQWLTRGLAQDSNLFNWLVELYPTWARIDEEMVYAAAQGSLAMMARGGVTTAMDHHYVFPQGSGDLLGAEIRAAKEMGVRFTAARGSMDRGKKDGGLPPDFAVETLEGALAATEEAIDTHHDASFDSMLHIAVAPCSPFSVSTDLMREGALLARRKGVRLHTHGSETVEEEKFCHELFGMGPTDYFESTGWLGDDVWMAHCVHMNDSDIAAFARTKTGVAHCPSSNARLAAGIARVPDMLASGVPVGLGVDGTASNESGELHTELRNALLINRLGGGEKALNARQALRLGTYGGAQVLGRADQIGSIEAGKLADLVLWKLDGIGHSSIADPVAALVMGAAAPVTLSLINGKPVVENNHLTTVDEDAIARLTRVQAQRLAKIAGLV, translated from the coding sequence ATGGCAGCACCGCGCATCGTCATCGAGAACTGCGCTATCGCCACCGTGGACGCGAACGACACCGAGTACGCCTCGGGTTACGTCGTCATCGCGGGCAACCGCATCGAGTCGGTAGGCGCCGGCGCTGCCCCCCAGGGACTGGAGAACGTCGTCCGCCGTGTCGACGGCACCGGCCATCTGGTCACCCCGGGCCTGGTCAACACCCACCACCACTTCTACCAGTGGCTCACCCGGGGTCTCGCCCAGGACAGCAACCTCTTCAACTGGCTCGTCGAGCTGTACCCGACCTGGGCGCGGATCGACGAGGAGATGGTCTACGCGGCCGCCCAGGGCTCCCTGGCGATGATGGCCCGCGGCGGTGTGACCACCGCGATGGACCACCACTACGTCTTCCCGCAGGGCTCGGGCGACCTGCTGGGCGCCGAGATCCGTGCCGCCAAGGAGATGGGCGTCCGCTTCACCGCCGCCCGCGGCTCCATGGACCGCGGCAAGAAGGACGGCGGCCTGCCGCCGGACTTCGCGGTCGAGACCCTCGAAGGCGCGCTGGCCGCGACCGAAGAGGCCATCGACACCCACCACGACGCCTCGTTCGACTCGATGCTGCACATCGCCGTCGCACCGTGCTCCCCCTTCTCCGTCTCCACCGACCTGATGCGCGAGGGCGCGCTGCTGGCCCGCCGCAAGGGCGTCCGCCTGCACACGCACGGCTCGGAGACCGTCGAGGAGGAGAAGTTCTGCCACGAACTCTTCGGCATGGGCCCGACGGACTACTTCGAGTCCACCGGCTGGCTCGGCGACGACGTGTGGATGGCGCACTGCGTCCACATGAACGACTCCGACATCGCCGCGTTCGCCCGCACGAAGACCGGCGTCGCACACTGCCCCTCCTCCAACGCCCGCCTCGCGGCCGGTATCGCCCGCGTCCCGGACATGCTCGCCTCGGGCGTGCCGGTCGGCCTCGGCGTGGACGGCACCGCCTCCAACGAGTCCGGCGAGCTGCACACCGAACTGCGCAACGCGCTCCTCATCAACCGCCTCGGCGGCGGCGAGAAGGCGCTCAACGCCCGCCAGGCGCTGCGCCTGGGCACCTACGGCGGTGCGCAGGTCCTCGGCCGCGCCGACCAGATCGGCTCCATCGAGGCCGGCAAGCTCGCCGACCTCGTGCTGTGGAAGCTCGACGGCATCGGCCACTCGTCCATCGCCGACCCGGTCGCCGCACTGGTGATGGGAGCGGCCGCCCCGGTCACCCTGTCGCTCATCAACGGCAAGCCGGTGGTGGAGAACAACCACCTCACCACGGTCGACGAGGACGCCATCGCGCGTCTCACCCGCGTCCAGGCCCAGCGCCTGGCCAAGATCGCCGGCCTCGTCTAG
- a CDS encoding nucleobase:cation symporter-2 family protein — translation MVAQSVASDSVHPVDQTLPPGKLITSGLQHVAAMYAGVVAPPLVVGAGIGLSTADITFLMGASLFTAGLATLLQTLGIWKIGARLPFVNGVSFAGVAPMLAIGKSAAPGHALPVIYGAVIVAGVLGFVLAPYFCKLVRFFPPVVTGSVITLIGLSLLPVAINWSQGGVPGAPGYASVSNIALAGATLAIVLVLRRVLTGFLQQIVILIGLVLGTLLAIPLGKSDFSPIKDAGLIGFPDPFHFGAPEFQIAAIISMCVVMLVCMTESTADILALGKIVDKPADEKMLAAGIRADALGSALSPVFNGFMASAFAQNIGLVAITKVRSRFVVAAAGGILILLGLCPALASVIALVPQPVLGGAGIVLFGSVAASGIKTLTEADLSDGNNLLIVATSVGVGVIPVVSNTFYEHFNDHLKIILDSGISTGCLVAVVLNLAFNHLGRKPGAEAPGEAGGDGADSVPGDQQAAAARALPVH, via the coding sequence GTGGTCGCTCAATCCGTGGCATCGGATTCGGTACATCCCGTGGACCAGACCTTGCCCCCGGGCAAGCTCATCACCAGTGGCCTGCAGCACGTGGCCGCGATGTACGCGGGGGTGGTGGCGCCGCCCCTTGTCGTCGGAGCGGGGATAGGACTGTCCACCGCGGACATCACCTTCCTCATGGGGGCCAGCCTCTTCACCGCGGGCCTCGCCACCCTGCTGCAGACCCTCGGCATCTGGAAGATCGGCGCCCGGCTGCCCTTCGTCAACGGCGTCTCGTTCGCCGGAGTGGCCCCGATGCTCGCCATCGGCAAGTCGGCGGCGCCCGGTCACGCGCTGCCCGTCATCTACGGCGCGGTGATCGTCGCCGGGGTGCTGGGGTTCGTCCTCGCCCCCTACTTCTGCAAACTCGTCCGCTTCTTCCCGCCGGTCGTCACCGGCTCGGTGATCACACTCATCGGGCTCTCCCTGCTGCCGGTCGCCATCAACTGGTCGCAGGGCGGCGTGCCCGGCGCACCCGGCTACGCGTCGGTGTCCAACATCGCGCTGGCCGGCGCGACGCTCGCGATCGTCCTGGTGCTGCGCCGGGTGCTCACCGGCTTCCTGCAGCAGATCGTCATCCTCATCGGCCTGGTGCTGGGCACCCTGCTCGCCATCCCGCTGGGCAAGTCGGACTTCAGCCCCATCAAGGACGCGGGCCTGATCGGCTTCCCCGACCCGTTCCACTTCGGAGCGCCCGAGTTCCAGATCGCGGCCATCATCTCGATGTGCGTGGTCATGCTGGTCTGCATGACGGAGTCGACCGCCGACATCCTGGCGCTCGGCAAGATCGTGGACAAGCCGGCCGACGAGAAGATGCTGGCCGCCGGCATCCGCGCCGACGCCCTCGGCTCCGCCCTCAGCCCGGTCTTCAACGGCTTCATGGCCAGCGCCTTCGCGCAGAACATCGGCCTCGTCGCGATCACCAAGGTCCGCAGCCGCTTCGTGGTCGCGGCGGCGGGCGGCATCCTCATCCTGCTCGGCCTGTGTCCCGCACTGGCCTCCGTGATCGCCCTCGTACCGCAGCCGGTGCTCGGCGGCGCCGGCATCGTGCTGTTCGGCTCGGTCGCGGCCAGCGGCATCAAGACCCTCACCGAGGCCGACCTCTCCGACGGCAACAACCTGCTCATCGTCGCCACCTCGGTCGGCGTCGGCGTCATCCCGGTCGTCTCGAACACCTTCTACGAGCACTTCAACGACCACCTGAAGATCATCCTCGACTCCGGCATCAGCACCGGATGCCTGGTCGCGGTCGTCCTCAACCTCGCCTTCAACCACCTGGGCCGCAAGCCCGGAGCGGAGGCCCCGGGCGAGGCAGGCGGCGACGGCGCCGACTCGGTCCCCGGAGATCAACAGGCCGCCGCAGCAAGGGCGTTGCCCGTTCACTGA
- a CDS encoding TMEM175 family protein, producing MNESGRVEAFSDGVFAIAITLLVLEIKVPPHAGDHLWSALGEMWPSYAAYAVTFLVIGIMWVNHHTVFGFIARVDRVLLFLNLLMLMCVAALPWPAALMAEYLRGGDAASHAAAVVYSGFMVAYALTFQAMWWYLTKRGHLFDERVDVAAARATRMRFAVGSVVYPIAVGLAFVSAPLTLAVHGLLAVYYAFNQVPVPTRERPPAPAGTGG from the coding sequence ATGAATGAGTCGGGTCGCGTCGAGGCGTTCAGCGACGGTGTGTTCGCCATCGCGATCACGCTGCTGGTCCTGGAGATCAAGGTTCCGCCGCACGCGGGGGACCACCTGTGGTCCGCACTCGGCGAGATGTGGCCGTCGTACGCCGCCTACGCGGTGACGTTCCTGGTCATCGGCATCATGTGGGTCAACCACCACACCGTCTTCGGCTTCATCGCCCGGGTGGACCGGGTGCTGCTCTTCCTCAACCTGCTGATGCTGATGTGCGTCGCGGCGCTGCCCTGGCCCGCCGCCCTGATGGCCGAGTACCTGCGGGGCGGCGACGCCGCGTCCCATGCCGCCGCTGTCGTCTACAGCGGCTTCATGGTCGCGTACGCCCTCACCTTCCAGGCGATGTGGTGGTATCTGACCAAGCGCGGCCACCTCTTCGACGAGCGGGTCGACGTGGCGGCCGCCCGCGCCACCAGGATGCGGTTCGCGGTCGGTTCTGTCGTCTACCCGATCGCCGTCGGGCTGGCCTTCGTCTCGGCCCCGCTCACCCTGGCCGTGCACGGGCTGCTGGCCGTCTACTACGCCTTCAACCAGGTGCCGGTGCCGACCCGCGAGCGGCCGCCGGCTCCGGCCGGGACCGGCGGGTGA
- a CDS encoding oligopeptide:H+ symporter — protein MAAPTTTATAGEETAGPLGGTFLGRPRWFTTLFGLDMWERFSFYGMAAILFLYASATKAEGGLGLSEDTATALFGVYLASVFLASVPGGWLGDRILGARRATLYGGVLIALGHCSMALPAVPSVYVGLALIAAGTGLLKPNLATVLAACYARDSRAERDAGFAIFYMSIQVSAVAAPIVCGALGESVDWHLGFGAAAVGMILGLAQFLRGTKYFGELGQRPERPASAEEWRRVKRRTAAAVTVLTVLYGADAAAGTFDLRHVLALGGLLSIVLPVVCFRRLLRDPVVTAAERERIRSYIWLFLSAAFFWMLYIQGGTVLSLFAKVGTDRTIGGFTVPASWFQAVVPLFILAAAPVSAWLWVRLGDRLGAPAKFGIGLGLMGLSLLLMALATVVGSDGHLVSPLWLIAAYALQACGEVALAPVGMSVTTEVAPRTFVSQMIGLFWLAAALGAGVGGHAVQLSKTSTPGAGYYLALGIPALLAGAALILGSRRLRARLGV, from the coding sequence ATGGCGGCTCCCACCACGACGGCCACTGCGGGAGAGGAGACCGCCGGGCCCCTCGGCGGCACTTTCCTGGGCCGACCCCGCTGGTTCACCACGCTCTTCGGCCTGGACATGTGGGAGCGCTTCAGCTTCTACGGGATGGCCGCGATCCTCTTCCTCTACGCCTCGGCCACCAAGGCCGAAGGCGGTCTCGGCCTGTCCGAGGACACCGCCACCGCGCTGTTCGGCGTCTATCTGGCGTCGGTCTTCCTCGCCTCGGTCCCCGGCGGCTGGCTCGGCGACCGGATCCTCGGCGCGCGCCGGGCCACGCTCTACGGCGGCGTCCTCATCGCCCTCGGCCACTGCTCGATGGCGCTGCCGGCCGTGCCGTCCGTCTACGTCGGCCTCGCTCTCATCGCCGCCGGCACCGGGCTGCTCAAGCCGAACCTGGCGACGGTGCTGGCCGCCTGCTACGCCCGGGACTCACGGGCCGAACGGGATGCCGGATTCGCGATCTTCTACATGAGCATCCAGGTCAGCGCGGTCGCCGCGCCCATCGTGTGCGGCGCCCTCGGTGAGTCCGTCGACTGGCACCTGGGCTTCGGCGCCGCCGCCGTCGGGATGATCCTCGGACTGGCCCAGTTCCTGCGCGGCACCAAGTACTTCGGGGAGCTCGGGCAGCGACCGGAAAGGCCCGCGAGTGCGGAGGAGTGGCGCCGGGTGAAGCGGCGCACCGCCGCCGCCGTGACGGTGCTGACCGTGCTGTACGGCGCGGACGCCGCCGCCGGCACCTTCGATCTGCGCCATGTGCTGGCGCTGGGCGGCCTGTTGTCCATCGTCCTGCCGGTGGTCTGCTTCCGCCGGCTGCTGCGCGATCCGGTGGTGACCGCGGCCGAGCGGGAGCGGATCCGGTCCTACATCTGGCTGTTCCTGTCGGCCGCGTTCTTCTGGATGCTCTACATCCAGGGCGGCACCGTGCTCAGCCTGTTCGCAAAGGTCGGCACGGACCGGACGATCGGCGGCTTCACCGTGCCGGCCAGCTGGTTCCAGGCGGTGGTGCCGCTGTTCATCCTCGCCGCCGCACCGGTCTCCGCCTGGCTGTGGGTCCGGCTGGGCGACCGGCTCGGCGCGCCCGCCAAGTTCGGCATCGGACTGGGGCTGATGGGCCTGAGCCTGCTGCTGATGGCGCTGGCGACGGTGGTCGGCTCCGACGGCCATCTGGTCTCGCCGCTGTGGCTGATCGCGGCGTACGCCCTCCAGGCGTGCGGCGAGGTGGCGCTCGCCCCGGTGGGCATGAGCGTCACCACCGAAGTGGCGCCCAGGACCTTCGTCAGCCAGATGATCGGCCTCTTCTGGCTCGCGGCGGCCCTCGGCGCGGGCGTCGGCGGGCACGCCGTGCAGCTGTCCAAGACCAGTACTCCGGGCGCCGGTTACTACCTGGCGCTGGGCATCCCGGCGCTGCTCGCCGGCGCCGCGCTCATCCTCGGCAGCCGCCGGCTCCGCGCCCGCCTCGGGGTGTGA
- a CDS encoding GNAT family N-acetyltransferase: MTIDERAVAYRDTYNEQLRARGVTREAAERSGPVVRQLLAGHGGLITYRDLGGLEGGELDTFIAAQRDHFAALGEEVEWKYHGHDLPADLPERLTAAGFTAGERETVLVGEAARLAAEPVPPQGVTLREITSRADLERMRVMEEAVWGYDHSWLPDVLERELNGEGDPCVVVVAEAADEIVSAAWMRLHPGTEFASLWGGSTLAAWRGRGIYRALVAHRARLAVARGVRYLQVDATDDSRPILARLGLLPVTTTTPYVWKPAADQRERPAG; this comes from the coding sequence ATGACGATCGACGAACGCGCCGTCGCGTACCGCGACACCTACAACGAGCAGCTCCGGGCGCGCGGAGTGACGCGCGAGGCGGCGGAACGGTCCGGCCCGGTGGTCCGGCAGCTCCTGGCGGGGCACGGCGGGCTCATCACCTACCGTGACCTCGGCGGGCTGGAGGGCGGCGAGCTCGACACGTTCATCGCCGCGCAGCGCGACCACTTCGCGGCGCTGGGCGAGGAAGTGGAGTGGAAGTACCACGGCCACGACCTGCCCGCCGATCTCCCGGAGCGCCTGACGGCGGCCGGGTTCACCGCCGGGGAACGGGAGACGGTGCTGGTGGGCGAGGCCGCCCGGCTGGCCGCAGAACCGGTGCCGCCGCAGGGCGTGACGCTGCGCGAGATCACCTCCCGCGCGGATCTGGAGCGGATGCGGGTCATGGAGGAAGCGGTCTGGGGCTACGACCACAGCTGGCTGCCGGACGTCCTGGAGCGGGAGTTGAACGGCGAGGGCGACCCGTGTGTCGTGGTGGTCGCCGAGGCGGCGGACGAGATCGTCTCCGCCGCCTGGATGCGGCTGCACCCCGGTACGGAGTTCGCGTCGCTGTGGGGCGGCTCCACCCTCGCCGCCTGGCGCGGCCGGGGCATCTACCGCGCCCTCGTCGCCCACCGCGCCCGACTCGCCGTGGCCCGGGGTGTGCGCTACCTCCAGGTCGACGCGACCGACGACAGCCGCCCGATCCTGGCCCGGCTGGGCCTGCTGCCGGTCACCACCACGACGCCGTACGTCTGGAAGCCCGCCGCCGACCAGCGGGAGCGTCCCGCCGGCTGA
- a CDS encoding GNAT family N-acetyltransferase, producing MLIRDVTPDDWPAIWPFLQTIVARGDTFTYPRDLDEATARDMWLLQPPSRTVVAVSEDGTVLGTAKMNRNHMGGSAHISSASFMVAPEHTGHGTGRALAEEALCWARAEGYRGMQFNAVVASNVRAVGLYESLGFEVLGTVPEGFLHPDEGYVGLHIMYRGL from the coding sequence ATGCTCATCCGAGATGTGACTCCTGACGACTGGCCCGCGATCTGGCCGTTCCTGCAGACCATCGTGGCCAGGGGGGACACCTTCACCTATCCCCGCGATCTGGACGAGGCCACCGCGCGCGACATGTGGCTGCTCCAGCCACCCTCGCGCACGGTGGTCGCCGTCAGCGAGGACGGGACGGTGCTCGGGACGGCGAAGATGAACCGCAACCACATGGGCGGCTCCGCCCACATCTCCAGCGCGAGCTTCATGGTCGCCCCCGAACACACCGGGCACGGCACCGGCCGGGCGCTGGCCGAGGAGGCGCTGTGCTGGGCGCGCGCCGAGGGGTACCGCGGGATGCAGTTCAACGCGGTCGTCGCGTCGAACGTCCGGGCCGTGGGGCTGTACGAGTCGCTCGGCTTCGAGGTGCTGGGCACCGTCCCGGAGGGCTTCCTGCATCCGGACGAGGGCTATGTCGGACTCCACATCATGTACCGGGGGTTGTGA